The Desulfuromonas versatilis genome has a segment encoding these proteins:
- a CDS encoding proton-conducting transporter transmembrane domain-containing protein, with the protein MNEATVGLYSLQGMLLLATPLAPLLAAAALLRPLSEKTLRLLAALSSLPALGCALVGGVGDLHLDWLLLGSRLGLDPTGRLFLLFTALVWLASGLYAGIWFRGRASFRNFLGFFLPAMAGNFGAVLAHDMVDFFTFYALMSFAAYGLVVHDGSGPARRAGRVYIVLVVLGEVLLFSALLLLAEGVGSPEFSRVVEVVERSPERDLILLLLVAGFGLKAGLVPLHVALPLTYAAAPLPAGAALSVMTKVGLLGLLRFLPLGGSTLPGWAGTLTLAGLVMALYGVAAGLAQRQARALLAYSSISQLGYLFIGIGIGLSTPGAWPGLGAALALYALHHGLAKGALFLGVGMAPVLALGGFRRVLLLAGLLLPALALCGAPLTSGALVKASLKGFADLAAEPWPGVLEIMFPVAAVGTTALMARFLFLLWPGRAEVREKQEGLGPIWAALLILVGIAAWLVPGQEQALAKAFSLGGLWGALWPVGLGALLAWMVGRWARTGRLPLRWDLPPGDVLVIYEGLAGWLTWIWARLVAQLERMQMALQGESVRCFPQKLSSILPSATSEGRLRNLAVAGALLLVLFLANLLFLIFRD; encoded by the coding sequence ATGAATGAGGCGACGGTGGGCCTGTACTCTCTGCAAGGGATGCTGCTGCTGGCCACCCCGCTGGCCCCGCTGCTGGCGGCTGCGGCCCTGCTGCGCCCTCTTTCCGAAAAAACGCTGCGCCTGCTTGCGGCCCTGAGCTCCCTGCCGGCGCTGGGGTGTGCTCTGGTCGGCGGGGTCGGCGACCTCCACCTCGACTGGCTGCTGCTCGGCAGCCGGTTGGGGCTCGATCCCACCGGACGGCTGTTTCTCCTCTTCACGGCGCTGGTCTGGCTGGCCTCGGGACTCTATGCAGGTATCTGGTTCAGGGGCCGTGCCTCGTTCCGCAACTTTCTGGGGTTTTTCCTCCCCGCCATGGCCGGCAATTTCGGCGCCGTGCTGGCCCATGACATGGTGGACTTTTTTACCTTTTATGCCCTGATGAGTTTTGCCGCCTATGGCCTGGTGGTGCATGATGGCTCGGGACCGGCCCGCCGGGCCGGACGGGTCTATATCGTCCTGGTGGTGCTCGGCGAGGTGCTGCTGTTCTCGGCCCTGCTGCTGCTCGCCGAGGGGGTCGGCAGCCCCGAGTTCTCGCGGGTGGTCGAGGTGGTGGAGCGCTCGCCGGAGCGCGACCTGATCCTGCTGCTGCTGGTCGCGGGTTTCGGCCTCAAGGCGGGGCTGGTGCCGCTGCACGTGGCGCTGCCTCTGACCTATGCGGCGGCACCCCTGCCGGCCGGCGCGGCGCTCAGCGTCATGACCAAGGTGGGGCTGCTGGGGCTGCTGCGGTTCCTCCCCCTGGGGGGGAGCACCCTGCCCGGTTGGGCGGGGACCCTGACCCTGGCCGGGCTGGTGATGGCCCTCTACGGGGTGGCGGCAGGGCTTGCCCAGCGGCAGGCCCGGGCTCTTCTCGCCTATTCCAGCATCAGCCAGCTCGGCTACCTGTTCATCGGCATCGGCATCGGCCTCTCCACGCCGGGGGCCTGGCCCGGACTGGGCGCCGCGCTTGCCCTCTATGCCCTGCACCACGGCCTGGCCAAGGGGGCACTGTTCCTGGGGGTCGGGATGGCCCCGGTCCTGGCCCTGGGCGGATTCCGCCGGGTCCTGCTGCTGGCCGGTCTGCTGCTGCCGGCCCTGGCCCTGTGCGGCGCCCCGCTGACCAGCGGCGCGCTGGTCAAGGCGTCCCTGAAGGGGTTCGCGGATCTGGCCGCGGAGCCCTGGCCGGGAGTGCTGGAGATAATGTTTCCGGTGGCGGCCGTGGGAACCACTGCGCTCATGGCGCGCTTCCTTTTCCTGCTCTGGCCGGGGCGGGCGGAGGTGCGGGAGAAACAGGAGGGGCTTGGGCCGATCTGGGCCGCTCTGCTCATCCTGGTGGGGATTGCCGCCTGGCTGGTCCCCGGCCAGGAGCAGGCCCTGGCCAAGGCGTTCTCCCTCGGCGGCCTGTGGGGAGCCCTGTGGCCGGTGGGGCTGGGCGCGCTGCTGGCCTGGATGGTAGGGCGATGGGCCAGGACCGGCAGGTTGCCCCTGCGCTGGGATCTGCCCCCGGGAGACGTACTGGTCATCTACGAAGGGCTGGCGGGGTGGCTGACTTGGATTTGGGCCAGGTTGGTAGCGCAACTCGAAAGAATGCAAATGGCTCTGCAGGGCGAGTCTGTCCGTTGCTTCCCGCAGAAACTGAGCAGCATACTCCCATCGGCGACATCCGAAGGGCGGCTGCGAAACCTGGCGGTGGCCGGAGCCTTGCTGCTGGTTCTGTTCCTTGCCAATCTCCTGTTCTTGATCTTCCGGGACTGA
- a CDS encoding cation:proton antiporter yields MPVFAQTFYEIAALLAVAAAVATLGIRLRQPLIVSFIAVGILVGPAGLGWVSAADQVDLLAKLGIALLLFVVGLKLDLHLIRTMGPVALATGLGQVLFTSVVGFFIALALGLSPVAAIYVAVALTFSSTIIIVKLLSDKKEIDSLHGRIAVGFLIVQDLVVVLVMIALTAFGAGARTGRPGLELMLVMLKGALFLALIGAIAHWVFPRLLPQVARTQELLILFAIAWAVALAALGDDLGFSKEVGAFLAGVSLASTPFRESVGARLVTLRDFLLLFFFIDLGAMLELDLLGNQFGPALVLSLFVLVGNPLIVMVIMGAMGYRKRTGFLAGLTVAQISEFSLILAALGVSLGHLERGILGLVTLVGLITIGLSTYMILYSHWLYGKLENWLKFFERLPPHRERELGESAGPGKPVELILFGLGRYGSSMAGDLSERGVQVLGVDFDPETVKDWGRKGLATRYGDAEDPEFPSSLPLPAARWVVCSIAGRGVNQALLQALRQHGYTGRVALTAHASGEAERLQQAGADLVLLPFRDAAREAVDLLTGEETSRWQEPNS; encoded by the coding sequence ATGCCGGTGTTCGCCCAGACATTTTATGAAATCGCCGCGCTGCTGGCGGTGGCGGCGGCCGTGGCGACGCTAGGCATCCGCCTGCGTCAGCCGCTGATCGTCTCCTTCATCGCCGTCGGCATCCTGGTCGGCCCGGCGGGGCTGGGCTGGGTCAGTGCCGCCGACCAGGTCGACCTGCTCGCCAAGCTGGGGATCGCCCTGCTGCTGTTCGTGGTCGGCCTCAAGCTCGACCTGCACCTGATCCGCACCATGGGCCCGGTGGCGCTCGCCACGGGCCTTGGCCAGGTGCTGTTCACCTCGGTGGTGGGCTTTTTCATCGCCCTGGCCCTCGGCCTTTCCCCGGTTGCCGCCATTTACGTGGCCGTGGCCTTGACCTTCTCGAGCACCATCATCATCGTCAAGCTGCTTTCGGACAAGAAAGAGATAGACTCCCTGCACGGGCGCATCGCGGTGGGTTTTCTGATCGTGCAGGATCTGGTGGTGGTGTTGGTGATGATCGCCCTCACCGCCTTCGGCGCCGGAGCCAGAACCGGCCGCCCAGGCCTTGAACTGATGCTGGTCATGCTTAAAGGCGCTCTGTTTCTGGCCCTGATCGGCGCCATCGCGCACTGGGTCTTCCCGCGCCTGCTCCCCCAGGTAGCGCGCACCCAGGAGTTGTTGATCCTGTTTGCCATCGCCTGGGCGGTGGCTCTCGCCGCGCTGGGAGACGACCTCGGTTTCAGCAAGGAGGTCGGCGCTTTTCTCGCCGGGGTCTCTCTCGCCTCCACCCCGTTTCGCGAGTCGGTCGGCGCCCGCCTGGTCACCCTGCGCGATTTTCTGCTGCTGTTTTTCTTCATTGACCTGGGCGCCATGCTCGAACTTGACCTGCTCGGGAACCAGTTCGGTCCGGCCCTGGTTCTTTCCCTGTTCGTGCTGGTCGGCAATCCCCTGATCGTCATGGTCATCATGGGGGCCATGGGTTACCGCAAACGCACCGGGTTTCTCGCCGGGCTGACCGTGGCCCAGATCAGCGAGTTTTCGCTGATCCTTGCCGCCCTCGGGGTCAGCCTGGGTCACCTGGAACGGGGAATCCTCGGTCTGGTGACCCTGGTGGGGCTGATCACCATCGGCTTGTCCACCTACATGATCCTCTATTCCCACTGGCTGTACGGCAAGTTGGAAAACTGGTTGAAATTTTTCGAACGCCTCCCGCCCCACCGGGAACGGGAACTCGGGGAATCAGCCGGCCCCGGGAAACCCGTTGAACTCATCCTGTTCGGCCTGGGACGCTACGGCAGCAGCATGGCCGGGGACCTGAGCGAGCGCGGGGTTCAGGTTCTCGGGGTGGACTTCGACCCGGAGACGGTCAAGGACTGGGGCCGGAAAGGGCTGGCCACACGCTACGGCGACGCCGAGGATCCCGAATTCCCCTCCAGCCTCCCTTTGCCAGCAGCCCGCTGGGTGGTCTGCTCAATTGCCGGGCGGGGGGTGAACCAGGCGCTGCTGCAGGCCCTGCGTCAGCACGGGTATACCGGTCGGGTCGCCCTCACCGCCCATGCGTCGGGGGAGGCGGAGCGGTTGCAGCAGGCCGGCGCCGATCTGGTCCTGCTCCCGTTTCGCGATGCCGCCCGGGAGGCCGTGGACCTGCTTACGGGGGAAGAGACCTCGCGATGGCAGGAGCCAAACAGTTAG
- a CDS encoding complex I subunit 5 family protein: MTWETWLPLLILCSSLVPGLIIFGLGEERYRLRTSLNMLGATLKLVLTGVLVWRVYQGAIYKVSFSILPGLELVLHADALSVLFVSLSTVLWFVTTLYAVGYLEGSPFRSRFFGFFSLCVSSTIGIALAGNLITFLIFYEMLTLATYPLVVHRGTSAAVRGGRIYLLYTLAGGTVLLMAVAWLMSLVGPLAFVATGSLDAYGATHGTELRIIFFMLIAGLGVKAALVPLHGWLPNAMVAPAPVSALLHAVAVVKAGAFGIVRVVYDLYGIEFARDLGLLSPLLVMASFTIVYGSLRALYQDDLKRRLAFSTVSQVSYIALGVATFGPLASIGGIVHLVHQGLMKITLFFCAGNLAETLGIHKVSEMDGVGRRMPWTMAAFTVGALGMIGVPPVAGFFSKWYLGLGGLLAGEPWVIPVLVASTLLNAAYFLPILYAAWFKPQQGAWPEEHPRGRLETGWMLLLPPLVTAALALLAGLFANTPFSALEWAKLIAAREYLL, from the coding sequence ATGACCTGGGAAACCTGGTTGCCGCTGTTGATTCTCTGCAGCTCTCTGGTCCCCGGCCTGATCATCTTCGGCCTCGGGGAAGAGCGTTACCGCCTGCGCACCAGCCTCAACATGCTGGGTGCGACCCTCAAGCTGGTACTGACCGGAGTGCTGGTCTGGAGGGTGTACCAGGGAGCGATCTATAAGGTCAGCTTCTCGATTTTGCCGGGACTGGAGCTGGTGCTGCACGCCGATGCCCTTTCGGTGCTTTTCGTCTCACTCTCTACCGTGCTCTGGTTCGTCACCACCCTCTATGCGGTGGGTTATCTCGAAGGCTCGCCCTTCCGCAGCCGGTTTTTCGGCTTTTTCAGCCTCTGCGTGAGCTCCACCATCGGCATCGCCCTGGCCGGCAACTTGATCACCTTCCTGATCTTCTACGAGATGCTCACCCTGGCTACCTATCCCCTGGTAGTCCACCGGGGAACCTCGGCGGCCGTGCGGGGTGGCCGGATTTATCTGCTCTATACCCTGGCCGGAGGTACGGTGCTGCTGATGGCGGTGGCCTGGCTGATGTCTCTGGTCGGACCGCTGGCTTTTGTCGCTACGGGTAGCCTTGATGCCTATGGAGCGACCCACGGCACCGAACTGCGGATCATCTTTTTCATGCTGATCGCCGGCCTGGGGGTCAAGGCGGCCCTGGTGCCGCTGCACGGCTGGCTGCCCAACGCCATGGTGGCTCCGGCCCCGGTCAGTGCTCTGCTCCACGCGGTCGCGGTAGTCAAGGCCGGGGCCTTCGGCATCGTCCGGGTGGTCTACGACCTGTACGGCATCGAGTTCGCCCGCGACCTGGGGCTTCTCTCGCCGCTGCTGGTCATGGCTTCGTTCACCATCGTCTACGGTTCTCTGCGGGCCCTCTATCAGGATGACCTGAAACGCCGGTTGGCCTTCTCCACGGTCAGCCAGGTTTCCTACATTGCCCTGGGGGTGGCGACCTTCGGACCGCTGGCCAGTATCGGCGGCATCGTGCACCTGGTGCACCAGGGACTGATGAAGATCACCCTGTTTTTCTGTGCCGGCAACCTGGCCGAAACCCTGGGCATCCACAAGGTCAGCGAGATGGACGGGGTGGGGCGGCGGATGCCCTGGACCATGGCGGCTTTTACCGTGGGAGCGCTGGGGATGATCGGCGTGCCGCCGGTTGCCGGGTTCTTCAGCAAATGGTACCTGGGATTGGGCGGACTGCTGGCCGGCGAGCCCTGGGTGATCCCGGTGCTGGTGGCCAGCACCCTGCTCAACGCCGCCTATTTCCTGCCGATTCTTTACGCTGCCTGGTTCAAACCCCAGCAGGGGGCCTGGCCGGAGGAGCACCCCCGGGGCCGGCTGGAGACCGGCTGGATGCTGCTGTTGCCGCCACTGGTCACGGCTGCGCTCGCGCTGCTCGCGGGACTGTTTGCCAACACCCCCTTCAGCGCCCTGGAATGGGCGAAGCTGATTGCCGCCCGGGAATATCTGTTATGA
- the mnhG gene encoding monovalent cation/H(+) antiporter subunit G — translation MVVLEYLGWGLVLAGMPFFAAGTVGLLRFPDFFCRLHALTKADNLGLGLVSLGLGLQSGSWLVAFKLLLIWLLVLVSSAAVSHLMARTALRNGVRPWRRP, via the coding sequence ATGGTGGTGCTTGAGTATCTGGGCTGGGGGCTGGTGCTGGCCGGGATGCCCTTTTTTGCCGCCGGGACGGTGGGGCTGCTGCGGTTTCCCGATTTTTTCTGCCGCCTGCACGCCCTGACCAAGGCCGATAACCTGGGGCTGGGGCTGGTGTCCCTGGGGCTGGGACTGCAATCGGGCTCCTGGTTGGTCGCGTTCAAGCTGCTGCTGATCTGGCTGCTGGTGCTGGTGAGCAGCGCCGCGGTGTCCCACCTGATGGCGCGCACGGCCCTGCGCAACGGCGTGCGCCCCTGGAGGCGGCCATGA
- a CDS encoding NADH-quinone oxidoreductase subunit K — MSTATFYALVGTGLIALGLHALFRHAHLLRKILALNVLGSGIFMIFIALAYRGGEGGPDPVPHAMVLTGIVVAVSATGLALALAARFQAETGRTSLEEDARQGENS, encoded by the coding sequence GTGAGTACCGCAACCTTCTATGCCCTGGTCGGCACGGGGCTGATCGCTCTGGGTCTGCACGCCCTGTTCCGGCACGCCCACCTGCTGCGCAAGATCCTCGCCCTGAACGTGCTCGGCTCGGGGATATTCATGATTTTCATTGCCCTGGCTTACCGCGGCGGGGAAGGGGGGCCCGATCCGGTACCCCATGCCATGGTGCTGACCGGCATCGTGGTGGCGGTCAGCGCCACCGGTCTGGCCCTGGCGCTGGCGGCTCGATTCCAGGCCGAAACCGGCCGGACATCCCTGGAAGAGGATGCCCGGCAGGGAGAGAACTCGTGA
- a CDS encoding complex I subunit 5 family protein — protein sequence MTPAAGAPFPWAVMLIAAPLLTGTLAFCWRRAGPALGGGTALLIPALAAGLLHQVLAAGPQRYALGGWTGELGPNLYADGLSVLMLAMTALVGALVTFSARGYYRQGESGTLFWPLWLLLWAALNALFLAADAFNLYVTLELLALSAVPLAALPGGPALGAALRYLLTSLLGSLCYLLGVGLLYAAFATVDLELLGRAMVPIPAAKVALALMTVGLLLKTALFPLHFWLPPAHANAPAPVSAALSALVVKASFYLLVRLWFQVFPGVAIPALANLLGALGAAAVLWGSLQACRQERLKLLVAYSTVAQLGYLFLLFPLAQGPTAYTAWSGAMLFAVSHAFGKSAMFLTAGSVMHAAGHDRLAGLAGLGRQLTMPLVVFALAAVGIIGLPPSGGFMAKWLLLNAALVQGQWWWVVVMAAGSLLAATYVIRVLVLAFRDEPNPTVCHPVPATMQWSALTLALLAFGLGLLAGYPVGLLEIGAPVGGAVLNWGHP from the coding sequence GTGACGCCGGCGGCCGGCGCACCCTTTCCCTGGGCGGTGATGCTGATCGCGGCTCCGCTGCTGACCGGCACCCTGGCCTTCTGCTGGCGTCGAGCCGGACCCGCCCTGGGCGGCGGCACGGCCCTGCTGATCCCTGCCCTGGCGGCCGGCCTGCTGCACCAGGTGCTTGCCGCTGGCCCCCAGCGCTACGCCCTGGGGGGCTGGACAGGGGAGCTGGGCCCCAATCTTTATGCGGATGGTTTGAGCGTGCTGATGCTGGCCATGACGGCCCTGGTGGGCGCGCTGGTCACCTTTTCCGCCCGGGGGTATTACCGTCAAGGCGAGTCCGGCACCCTGTTCTGGCCCCTGTGGTTGCTGCTCTGGGCGGCGCTCAACGCCCTGTTCCTGGCGGCCGACGCCTTCAATCTCTATGTGACCCTTGAGCTGCTGGCGCTCTCGGCGGTCCCCCTGGCGGCCCTGCCCGGCGGGCCGGCCCTGGGCGCCGCCCTGCGCTACCTCTTGACCAGCCTGCTCGGTTCGCTCTGCTATCTGCTCGGGGTGGGCCTGCTTTATGCGGCCTTTGCCACGGTGGATCTCGAACTGCTTGGCCGGGCCATGGTGCCAATCCCGGCGGCCAAGGTCGCTTTGGCCCTGATGACCGTTGGCCTGCTGCTCAAGACCGCCCTGTTTCCCCTGCATTTCTGGCTGCCACCGGCCCATGCCAACGCCCCGGCGCCGGTCAGCGCCGCCCTCTCGGCGCTGGTGGTCAAGGCCTCCTTCTACCTGCTGGTGCGCCTGTGGTTCCAGGTGTTTCCAGGGGTAGCGATCCCCGCTCTGGCCAATCTGTTGGGGGCCCTGGGGGCGGCGGCGGTGCTCTGGGGTTCGCTGCAGGCCTGCCGGCAGGAGCGGCTCAAGCTGCTGGTGGCCTATTCCACCGTGGCCCAGCTCGGGTATCTGTTTCTGCTCTTTCCCCTTGCCCAGGGGCCGACGGCCTACACCGCCTGGAGCGGGGCGATGCTTTTCGCCGTCTCCCACGCCTTCGGTAAGTCGGCCATGTTCCTCACCGCCGGCAGCGTCATGCACGCGGCGGGACACGACCGTCTGGCCGGCCTGGCGGGGCTGGGGCGGCAACTGACCATGCCCCTGGTGGTCTTCGCCCTGGCCGCCGTGGGGATCATCGGCCTGCCGCCCAGCGGCGGCTTCATGGCCAAGTGGCTGCTGCTCAATGCCGCGCTGGTGCAGGGGCAGTGGTGGTGGGTGGTGGTCATGGCTGCCGGCAGCCTGCTGGCCGCCACCTACGTTATCCGGGTGCTGGTGCTGGCCTTTCGCGATGAACCCAACCCCACCGTCTGCCACCCCGTCCCCGCCACCATGCAGTGGAGTGCGCTGACCCTCGCTCTGCTGGCCTTCGGGCTGGGGCTGCTGGCCGGCTACCCGGTGGGGCTGCTCGAAATCGGCGCTCCGGTGGGTGGCGCGGTTCTGAACTGGGGGCATCCATGA
- a CDS encoding monovalent cation/H+ antiporter complex subunit F — MAVLAAALGLFLLVNIVVGLIRVLRGPTEADRMLAAQLFGSTGVALLMLLAAALQRPALLDVALVFALLSAIAAIAFVRRYWTRREMTAGGDDGGA, encoded by the coding sequence ATGGCTGTTCTGGCGGCTGCCCTGGGCCTTTTTCTGCTGGTGAATATCGTCGTGGGGCTGATCCGCGTCCTGCGCGGCCCCACCGAGGCCGACCGGATGCTGGCCGCCCAGTTGTTCGGCTCCACCGGGGTGGCGCTGCTGATGCTGCTGGCCGCGGCGCTGCAGCGCCCCGCCCTGCTGGATGTGGCGCTGGTCTTCGCCCTGCTCTCGGCCATCGCCGCGATCGCCTTCGTGCGCCGCTACTGGACCCGCCGCGAAATGACCGCTGGAGGAGACGATGGTGGTGCTTGA
- a CDS encoding Na+/H+ antiporter subunit E — MKTTLFAALWIVLTGNSPDSWTVGAVTVLAAVTASLALDPRKTRPWRPWALCHFVGFFLWNSLRGGLDVARRAVHPALPLDPVLVEHPLLLPEGSGRVFLVGTVNLLPGTLSAEISGDVVVIHMLDGSLPAIRELQKLEQRVAALFGIGLDRI; from the coding sequence TTGAAAACGACTCTGTTCGCGGCGCTTTGGATAGTGTTGACGGGGAATTCTCCCGATTCCTGGACGGTCGGGGCCGTCACCGTGCTGGCCGCCGTTACGGCCAGTCTCGCCCTCGACCCGCGCAAAACCCGCCCCTGGCGCCCTTGGGCCCTGTGTCATTTTGTCGGGTTTTTTCTGTGGAACTCCCTGCGGGGCGGTCTGGATGTGGCCCGGCGGGCCGTCCATCCGGCGCTCCCCCTCGACCCGGTGCTGGTCGAGCACCCTTTGCTGCTCCCTGAGGGGAGCGGGCGGGTGTTTCTGGTCGGAACGGTGAACCTGCTGCCGGGAACCCTGAGCGCGGAAATCAGCGGGGACGTGGTGGTGATTCACATGCTCGACGGCTCCCTGCCGGCCATCCGCGAGCTCCAGAAGCTGGAGCAGCGGGTGGCCGCACTGTTCGGCATCGGCCTGGACCGAATTTGA
- a CDS encoding universal stress protein, producing the protein MTKLKTILVASDLSVNADSAIRRAALLAKQSGAKLELLHVLEDWPWEAPDSLQLPPEPLLRLLTDEAREMLQEQADRTAGDGLRLDLRVEAGRGFVGIIRRARKIGADLIVVGAHGRRSMRDLFLGTTAEKVARKGDRPVLVVKTPAETPYRRVLAPTDFSEASRRAFFTALDLAPDASFDLLHVYRLWGAGRLSLATIGDEGLQRYHRQLLEKAETQMKEYLHDVNLGTRRLKRHLRQGHPPSLIPAQAAELGVDLVAVGTEGLSGLPYLLLGSVAEHVMRHAECDVLAVKPSNFRFQLP; encoded by the coding sequence ATGACCAAACTGAAAACCATCCTTGTCGCAAGCGACCTCTCGGTGAACGCGGACTCGGCCATCAGGCGTGCGGCTCTGCTGGCGAAGCAGAGCGGGGCCAAGCTGGAACTGCTGCATGTTCTGGAAGACTGGCCGTGGGAAGCCCCTGATTCACTGCAGCTGCCGCCGGAACCCCTGCTGCGCCTCTTGACGGACGAGGCCAGGGAAATGTTGCAGGAACAGGCCGATCGCACCGCAGGAGATGGGCTTCGCCTGGACCTGCGGGTCGAAGCCGGCAGGGGGTTCGTCGGGATTATCCGGCGGGCCCGGAAGATCGGTGCCGACCTGATCGTGGTGGGTGCCCACGGTCGCCGGTCGATGCGCGACCTGTTCCTGGGCACCACGGCGGAGAAAGTCGCCAGAAAGGGCGACCGCCCGGTACTGGTAGTGAAAACGCCGGCGGAGACCCCCTACCGGAGGGTGCTGGCCCCAACCGATTTTTCCGAGGCTTCGCGTCGGGCATTTTTTACCGCCCTCGACCTGGCTCCCGACGCCAGCTTCGACCTGCTGCACGTCTACCGGTTGTGGGGAGCCGGAAGATTGTCCCTGGCAACCATCGGCGATGAGGGGCTCCAGAGGTACCACCGGCAGCTCCTGGAAAAGGCCGAAACCCAGATGAAGGAGTATCTCCATGACGTGAACCTGGGGACCCGGCGGCTCAAGCGGCACCTGCGCCAGGGCCATCCCCCCTCCCTGATCCCCGCCCAGGCTGCGGAACTGGGAGTGGATCTGGTGGCCGTGGGCACCGAGGGGCTTTCCGGGCTGCCCTATCTGCTGCTGGGGAGCGTGGCCGAACACGTGATGCGCCATGCCGAATGCGACGTGCTGGCGGTTAAACCCTCGAATTTCCGATTCCAGCTGCCCTGA